The genomic stretch CATAAAAAACATGTTACTGTATGTTCACAGTCATCTCTCTCTGCGGCACCTGAAGGAAAACCCTGCAGACAGTCTGCTCTCTTCCAGCTTGCTGAGGTAAAGCATTCCACAGTTTGACCACAGTAACACTGGAGAGTGTTActgtagcacttaaatggcacttacggatagtactctgtagtttaacgttattgaagaaattgtacttgcttgattcttgttgttctgagtttggactcatggtttaatgcacttattataagtcgctttggataaaagcgtcagctaaatgacatgtaatgtaatgtaatgtaatgagagtGTTCAACTTTGAAAACACCCATTTTACCCACTCACTTAAGTTATCGTTCATGTTAGAGATTTTCACACAATTTGTCTTTTTATCCATATACTCAAAACTAAAATTTATGGTTTTAAAAGTATGTGTAATAAGTGTCCAAATGAATCGTTCACTGctattgatttatatataatgcAGACAATAGCAGACATAACAACTGTGTTTCAATCATTGGCATTCAATCATTCTGTCATGTGACACATTATCATTAATGCAGTAGATCCACATATAAGTGTTTGTAAATATCTGCTCGAAAGAATGTAGCAGCGTATTATTAGGTGCATAGACTGTTGTCACTTTATGCCACTTTGTTTACCACTGAGTTCTTTCTGTGTCGGTAAAGATGTGCTTAGCGTCTGAAGCTGGAAAGATGGACTCCGCAGTGTCTCGGCAGCCTGAGGACAGCTCCTCTACAGCCTCTCTCCAGCAAACCACAATCAAGCCAGAGATCAAGGAGGAGACACAAGACAGAGAGGACTGTCCCTCATCGGCCCCCTCACCTTCGCTCTCCTCTGTCACTTCTACCTCCACTCATGCCATCCCCCCACAACTCTGCAGCCAAAACGCACGTGTCAAAAACAAGAGCAAGAAAAAAGAGGTGGCTAAGTCCAACAATACCGATGAGACCCCATGCCAGGCAAAGAAGATCTTCAAGAAGTGTAACCCGGCGGTGTCAAGCGTGGACAGTGTCTTCAGTACGATCGAGGCAGTGGCCAAAGGGGCCTGGAAGGACACGGAGGAGAAGCCCAAGAAGAAGATCCAGGGCAGTCCTACTGGTGGGAACTCAGGTGTgcccaaaaagaaaagtaagcCCAAAGTCAAGGCCTTAGTCcaagacaaagaggaggagatggaagaggaCAGCGGGCAGTGTGGGCAGCACAGTGCCTCTGAGGTGGAAATGACAGAAGAGGCGAGTGATGTCAGTCCCAAGACACAGGCAGACGAAGCGGGTATAGGAAGCACAGACCTGCAGGGCAGCATGGCAGAGCCCCACCTGTCCCCCTGCAGCCCCTCCCCTGCTAAGctcaaagaggaagacaagggAAAGGAGAGGTCGAGTGAAGGAACCTGTGACTCCAACACAGAGAGCCATGGCTCCCGGAAGTCAGAGCGGAGCTGTAAAGGCGCCCTGTACAAAACCCTGGTTTCTGAGGGAATGCTGACCTCACTGAGAGCCAACATCGACCGAGGTATCTATTTTGATTCTCGAGCTAACTGCCATTTTATGCCTGGTCTTTTCCTGTTTGTCTGAAGTGGTGTATGCATTGTCTGTGCAGGTAAAAGAGGTGCTCTCCGTGCCTCCGATCATGATGCAAACTGGAGTGATGACAGCTGGACAGTTTCTCAGATAGGACCTAATAACCCCAAGAAGCTGAAGAAGTCCAAGTCCAAAGAAGAATGTTCACAAGGGTGAGTCATGTCTTATTACTATGTTGTACTGTGGAGCATTTAGTACAATCATCTTCATTTCATACcttgtatatacaatatatgttggttattcatccaatcacatttttttgatttatggatgatgatgatgatgatgattgataAATTACCATCTAATGAAGGGAAAACTAACATGAAGAGAACGATATCCAACAAGCTCAAATGTGTCGGTCTGAACATGATTTTGGCGGCTTTTGTCCAGATTTTTTGGGAAAGTTAAGTTTaagcagccgagtgcgaagcggcagggatgagagttagcacctccaaatctgaggccatggtgctctgctggaaaccggcggattgctccctccaggtgggggcaaactgcctaccccaagcgaaggagttcaagtatctcggggtcttgttcacgagtgagggtaaggtggagcgggagatcgacaggcggatcggtgcggctgcagcagtaaaacaggcgctgtaccggtccgtcttagtgaagagggagctgagccggaaggcaaagctctccatttactggtcggtctacgttccaaccctcacctatggtcacgaactctgggtcgtgaccgaaagaacgagatctcggatacaagcggccgaaatgagcttcctccgtagggtggccgggctcagccttagagatagggtaaggagctcggacatcaggggggagcttggagtcgagtcgctgctccttcgtgtccaaaggagtcagctgaggtggttcgggcatctagtcaggatgcctcctggacgcctcccattagaggttaaTTAATCATCATCTCATTCAAGTTGCGTAAAGAAAACATAATATGGAATTTAAATGACGACGGAACTGGAAACTAATCCGTTCTGTAGTAATCCTGATGCTCTCACTGTTTAAGATGCTTTACTAACCTCTGGAGGggaacatactgtatatgatgcTTTGGCCTCtatgttgttttaatgttagGTTATATAAACTCTGAACTTCACATGTCAGCCTAGGGAAACTGGAGGAGGAGTTTGAAAGGAAGTTTAACAGTCTGCCACAGTACAGCCCAATGACGTTTGATAAGAAGGGGGCCGCTgtcacaaagaagaagaagcccgaCAGCGCCGTCGTCCAAGAGGACGTCTCTAAAGCCGggaaaggtaagaacagaacTACTTGATGAAACAGTTACTGTTCTTTAATATCCTCTCATCTCATCCATGTCACACTCTGCACCTGTTGGTAGAGTCATGTTTTCTCTTTGTTAAAGACTCCATAACATAGCATTTCcatgctcctttttttctttgtttttttgctatATCAGGGCCATCTCCATCTCAGAAAAAGACTTCATTCCACAAGATTGTTaggaagcacaaacacaaaaaggagaGACCAGGTGCAGTGGACAAAGGTGAACTAGAACGTTGATATTTGTGCAATATGAAGCAGGGTATTTACCAGATTATGTGTGCTGTTACCCATTACCACATTTGATATGCAACAGTCTGTATGTCTAGTTTATTGCTTTAAAATTCCTTCTGGTGAAAAAAACTACCTGAATTAAATAATGTACCTCACATGTTTCAGGTTGCACTATTTATTTGAGAAATTAATGAATATATTCATAAGAAATATTAATTGAAATTAGCTGTTGAGGCCTGTGTGCCAACAACACACTTTGATCGGTGCAATCACAATGATACCAAATGAAAGAAGAGAGTAATGTGCCTCCTTGTGAAGAGGACTTTTCGTTTCTACCTCTGAATATTTTCTCCACAGCGGCGGCACAGAGTGACTCCACGACGCTGGATTCAGCTTCAAGAGCCAAACCGTGTGCCCCCGTTGCCATAATGTGCCCAGACATCCAGGGCGCCGCTAGTATGGAGATGCTAGTTGGTAGCCAGAAGAGGAAGGCCAGGAAGACCAAGATCACACACTTGGTGCGCACAGCTGACGGCAGTGTGTCTCCGGTCGAGGGTGAGTGACGATCAGTAAGAGTGGGATTAGAAAGGCCCTGTCTTCCTCTGTCTAATATGTGGAAAGTTTAAAGTTTGAACCAGAATGTACCACTGTATATTAGGGATTTAAATGGAACActttaaaaatacaacacaatcGATTATTGAGTGtatgcaattattattattattattattattattattattattattattccacttCACTCTTCTTTTATGAGCAGTATGTTTAGAACATTCCTGTATTAAGAAAAGTAGAACTGAGAGCTTTCTATTGTAGCTAAAGACAAACTGTCCAGTACTTCAGACCTCTTCAAAATAATGCTACATGTCCAGTTGACATCACAATGCTTTAGAATTGATTGGAGACAACTGGAAATATatgtgcatttcaaaataacCAACCATAACCTCACAGATTCCTGGAACCTATTTCTGATTTTATCCTGACGGTATAAGTGTGTGCTTATCATTTCTTTCTGTATGGATTAGAGTTACCTGTAACTAGTCACTGTGAATATGTACTTTTACTAGCATGCATTGTCTCTTCAAATGCTGTTTTAACAACATCGAAAGATTGTATGAAAAGAAATGCTCCGCAACAGACTTTTGGATGGTGTTCCTTTTAAATTGTAtctattgtttatttgtttgtttgttgtcccAGAGGACAAAACTAGGGACCTGAACCAGGAAGAGGATAAGAAGCCATTACCACAACAGAATTTATGCAATGAAAAAGGGTGCCACAGTAATCccggagcagaggaggaagaggaggaggcagagaggagcgCTGCACCACAAGAGCTACCTGCTTTCTTCAGCCTGGCAGCCCTCGCTGAGGTAGCAGCCATGGAGAATGTTCACAGGTAGAGACACAGCCCAGCTTCATTACAACACTGTTGAGTAGATTATTACATATGCTAAGATCACGTACTGTGTGCCTCCCATCTAATCTCCTTTATGTGGCCATTCATTATCATGTTAAGTGATGTATAGACAATGTTATGTCTGTggaaaacattaaacattcagtTCAGGTGTTCTGGAGGTAGGTTGTGTGAGCTACTTCTCCAGTCAGTGTATTATTATAGTAGATGGGAAATAAAGCAATGTAGTGATGTAATTGCATTGCTCCCTATCTACTGTAGGTAacaagtacctcatacaactcTGCTTTTAGAGTCCACAACTATCCCTTTAAGTCAATATCTCATTCTTGCGctacaatgttttttgttgtaggAATTATTATATTTACCATATCTACCAATTagatgaaaacaaactaaaaaatggTCTAACCAGACGTCACTGCTTGCAAACTTAAATGCAACTAGCTAAGACTTCTGCTTGTTGTCGGCTCCCTTCGTCACATCTCAGGTCCTTTACGTGAGGCCTCATGCAGGAGTCACTCATAAGAACACATTTGTTCTTACGACACTCATACGAGTGATTTAAGAGTAGTTGTCACATTCATTCCTACTGTCATGTGCTGATACTGTTTATCTTTGGTTTAAGAATCATGACGCCTCAATCGGAATTAATATAAATTCCTTTAATTCGGTTGTGAGACAAGCTCCAACAGACCCCCAGGGTCCTAATGCAGGGATCACCCTTCATTAGGACTCCTGACCGGCCATACATTATCACCTGTAATATAATGGCTTCTGACGGTCACATTGTCTCACTTCATGTCACGCCCCTCCCTCTTTGATAACGCAGTGTGGACAGCTGTAGGATGGTTCAGGGCCCCTAATGGGACTACTTGCACTGCTTAATACAGAATGTTACTTGTTCATCTGCCGATGTCCGACAACATAAAGCTGTGAACCCTGAACAGATAGCTTTAAATCAGGTCAGAAATTGGTCAGAAGCCTCATCAAGTGTCTCCAAACGGGTTGAAACTAGCAATTTACAACACGTTTATGCAGGTCAGAGGGTTTGTCAAATCGGACTTGGAACACTCAAACAAACCTCACAGAGAAAAGTAAATGAGGTTTACGGTAAGAATACTTAAAAACTGTTTCATGTAGTACCGTTCTCAACTTCAAGgaccaaaaagagaaaaacgtAGCCTTGTGCAGAATTCCCTACAtggtttaataataaataaaaacaccactGGCTATTTGAAAAGGTGTTAAAAACTCTTTATCTTCCTTAACATGGTGTTTCAGAGGCCAGAGAGGCTTGGCTGAGAATCAGACGAAGGAGCTGGCCCAGACTCCAGTCCTCATCTCCTGCGCTGATCAGTGAAACTCTGCTGCTGCGATGAGAAGCCACAACATGGACATTGGCAGTGGAGCTTTACTACCTACAGTGAAGGGAGACTCCATCAGGAAGCTTTGGACAGACTCCACCTCACCCTTGTGGTGAATTTGCTCGAGCCGGGTTCATGGTGGGGGAGAgagcccctctcctcctccctgctcctcgCTATCTCAGTGTTTCCCCAGAAAGCCTTCCTTTGGTTTGAGTGAGGATGCCTTTCTGAACTCCTCTCACCCCCTTAGATGCTCCGTTTGGGCCTGTGGAAGAAGCACGCTGTCCCCCAGTGCATGGCTTCCCGTATAGAGATGGTTGTCATGGGTTTATTGTACACCGTTTTGTCAAATAGAGGCCATTTTTTCAGTAAAGTCTTGCGATTTAAGAAATAATAGCATTTTAGGTTGGGTAAAAGATCCAACACTGCATTGGTTTTTTTTATAGACAAACACAGCTTTCTGTCACCTTtttacctcacacacacacacgcctactgAATAGCTCCCTCCTCCTCGGGTAGAATACCTCTGTATTTGAATAGTTCTGATCCTTTCCATTCCTTCCAGCTTCGACCCAAAATGACTTTAACCAGGGTAAATGATCATGATGGACAGACTTCCATTAACAACCACTGGCTGAGGGTGTCCCTGTGGTACACTAATCTACCAATAATTCATGGTTGAGTATTTGATATGTAAGTTATGATGCTACTGTAAAACAGTGTGTGGTAGCTACAAATAATCATGTTAGACTGGATGTATAAGAGTAGACCTGTGAGCTCCAGGTGACTAGAGCTGAGGGTGTTAGTTGTCCTGCTTATCCTTTAGTGCTCGGTTCACCGTGTCCCCGTCAGGCTTAGGAGACAGTAGGTCGGCTTTGAAACCTCTTTTGTGATGGTGAGGTTGTGTAAAAGTGATTCAAATATAGCCTTATCCCTCCCACCCAGACCTAGGACCAGCTTCTTGCTGGACGCCATGTCAATCCTAAAGTCAGTGTAATCATTTTAAATAGTGAAATGCAGTTTTGTCAATACTTGATCTTATTGCAGTTTGCGTAGCAATTAGAAAGGATAATTCCTTGTGTGCAACTTATTTCATGGAATAGGTGTTTTTAATGACATAAACACTGCACTAATTTGTAGCTGAAGTTTGAGTTGCTCTGGGAAGGGTAATAGGATGCCTTGTCTCCACCAGTCCCAGTGTTCTAGCACCATAGTGTCTTCCCCATCCTCAGGACCTGGCTAAAGACAGCCTCAGGCTCCAACATAGAACATCATCCAAGTGGAATATTTGTGTCATGAATTAGTTTTATACTACATGTCTCATCAAATGagttatttgaaaaaaacaatacaggAGAACAACAATATTGGTTGAAATCCAACGGCTATGCTATGCTTCCTCACAGAGCTGATGGAGACAAGGCATTTGATAACAAATTCCCCTCTTTTGTGCTATTGGCCTTTTGAGATTTTATTGCCAAGTAAAGGTCTACTCAGAGGTCACATGTAATCAATGTTTAGAAGTATTTAGATGCAACTCTgtgtccttttttgtttggctttgttttgttaatgtttGGTCCGAATCATTCCATTTCCATGCCTCTGTCATGGCCACACGCTTGTTTCCAGTGACCCAACTGTAGGAGTGAGGGAAATCAGGAAGGATGCAGTTAAACTGCAGGTCTGTGCTTTCCCCAAGAAGCTGGAAGAGCTGCATGGAGGGTAACCAAGAGCTGATACCCCTCACCTCCTTCCCAAGCAGCCTTTTGTTCCTCTGTGTAGACCAATACTTAATTTATCACATTTTAGATTCACAGTACTTTTAtagctttttgttttctatttaacCATTCTTCTGTGTATGCGTTCATAATGCTCTTTTTACTAGGTCCTCTTTATGCTTTTTCCTGAGGTCAAGTTTACTGGATTAAGAATGTTGTGGAAAAAGATCCAGCTCAAAGACGGTGAATGCATCTATGCTTAGCTGCTAAGCAAACGGGCACTGAGATGAAATGCACAGTCTTCTCACCTCTGGAGGTGTGTAATTGACTGCGACTGCATCACCGCTTCTTGGATATGTGTCGGGACGTGTGCAGAGTTCTTCTGGACACTGAACGACAGGACAGATAAGAAATGAATGGGTCTTCGAGAGCTCTTGCGTCTCGAAATAGGACATTTTTCCTACATGGTAATAATGTTTTGCTGATGTAGGCCCTGCTGTGTGCAAATAGTACAGTACATGCGACACATCTATAATTCCTCTTCAAATTTGTCCTTATTATCTCACAAACTAACTGCTAATGTTTCCCAGGTAAGCTTAAGGAAATCATGTTCTGCTTAATGATAATCCTAATAATAAATGgtatatctatttttttcagATACGAGAAGGATGGTATCATCCAAGCAGTAAACTGTATAGTTCTTCCACTGGTGGACATCAGTGTAGTTCTTTGCAAAGACAAATAACTTGTCTTCCCCCAAGATAGAGATATATTTGCTTATAGCAAGTGAGTTTAAAGACATTTGCCAAAGAAAAGGGAAAGTtatattcaaatgaaaataacacacaaaaagaacaagTAAGAAAGCTGGCATAACAGTTGCACTGCATTTCCTAGCTGTGTAAATCTTCAGGTAACAATATCAGCACAATTCATCCTGTGTATCCAGTGGGATGTCCTTGGTGTTTGAGCTCAGAGTTGGAATGAAGTGCAACCATAAAGCACCACTCAATGCCTCTTTTATGATACAGTATTTGCACCTTATGTCCCAAACCAAAATGATCATGGTCTTTGAAGATAAGATATCGTTTTTACCCACTCTATGAAAATTATGCATTTTAACTATGCGAGAATCCAGTCAATAACAAATCCACACCCACATCTACCAAACAGCCATAATATACTGTCATCTCCCATCCCCTCACTTTTTCTATCTAGAAAATGCTTCTATAAAGTGAAATTCCTATATTAGTTACCTAAATGACTATAATACCCTTTTGTGCTAGTACTGTCTTCTTGAATGTAATCATTTTGTACCTGTATTTTTCTAATTCAGTCTTgattgtactgtatgtatgctaTGATGGTATACTGTTCCTTCGGTGCATAGTTCGTTACAACAGACAGTTCTCATGACAGGATAGCTGCTGTGCTGCGAACTCAATGGAAACGTGTGGAGGTTTTAAGTCCAAAGGACTTCCTGTACCGTTTGAGCATTCATGAGACTGATAATGGAGAGATTATTGCATTTTGAGTGGTGGGACAAACGTTTTCCCTGGTTTGctacttcttttctttatttttttttccctttgcaGTAGAAGTGAAAGTCTGGTCAGGACAGTTTATAAAACGAGGACGCTCCTGCAATCAGATAGAACAATTGAATGCTTGAGTTTCAACTTATTTATTACTGTTCCTTTTTATAggtttagttaaataaaaaaatcaataaaatatacaacTGAATATGCATCTATTTATACATGAACGTGTATAAGATAACCTACCCTTTACTGGAATGTAGATCGCGgcttccttttgtttcttttttgtaacaAGGTTATGCCAGATCTTTAAAGTCTCTTTCCTCTGATAGTTTGTACAACCTGTGCTTAATCTAATTTATGCTACTGATGATCATTAagacaaatgtgtttctttgatTGTTACCGCCCAGTGGTTAAATGCAGCCTTGCCTTACTGGAACCCCTGCTTAGTGAGGGATCCCTCAGCCACCTTACCTCCCCTCCCACAACTATGTCATAACACTGTTTGCTGATGCAACTATTATTCCTTTTACACTTTCTGCTGACGCTACTATTACTTCTTGAACACCTATTAAAataacatctattgcatctgtgtGAAAAGATGTGTTGTTCATGCTGCTTTGTTGAATGCATAGGACTGGCCATGGCACACTATTTCCTCACTTGAATGTTAGGACAAATCTCCCACAACTATGGATTCACACTAACTGTAATGTTGGTTTCATATTATCCCATTTATATTGTAGAATGTTACATAATAGAACAGTCAGAAGTtgcttcatatttattatttacatgtattacatttgaataaaaatgttGCAATAACTCAAACTTACAACTTACTCTACATCACCACACTATAGCCCATAACTGGGATGGCCAAACCACGGCCCGTGGGATAACTGCGGCCTGCTGCCCGTTTTCTAAATGGCCCGtggggaattaaaaaaaattaactagAATATGGCTTGAGTATATTTCtaataaatgacattttgtgTACATTGCACATGCTAGTTACAATACTATCTGTAGTCTATAGTCGTTGGTAAGCTTAAGAAGTTAGCAAGAGATGTTAGCTCAGTGGTGCCAACTACTTCCTTCTGGGAGGACTCGCTCCAGAAGTGACTCGACACCCCACGCCGACCGTGCGTGGTAAAGTGTGCGGAGGCGCAGTCAGAGTGGGCTCGGCAATAAACTCAATGCTGCCAGGAGCAGTGACCGGGGAGGCCACGTGACTTTAGTGTCACATGACAACGCCCTGTTATTACCTAGCTTGCTAATGCTAACAAAATGGCAGCGTTCTTACAGTGGAGAAAATTCGTCTTCTTTGACAAAGACACGGTGAAGGACCCTGTGGATAATGGGAAACACTTTGTTCTCCCGAGCGGAATCTCGGCGTGTGACTCCGGCCGGGGTCACGTTGTTCTGGGAGATATCCTTCAGCAGCACTGCGGCGGTCCTCCGCTCCTGTTGGTCTGGCTCACTGGCAGCTGATGCTCGCGACTCAGCAATTGTGAAAGCAAACCTCAAGCCGAGGTCATTTGGTCCCTGTTTTAGAAACAAATAACTTAACCTGAACAGGGACTGCGCGGGATTGAGGctatgttctgtgtgtgtgttctatgttctatgttctatgttctgtgttctgGTCCTGGAAACAGCGTCACACCAAACTCTGACGTTACTTATCGTGCCACTTCATGAGAGCGTGGTTGTTACTTTTCATTTCGGTCGATATTCTACCTACTGAACGACCTTCAGCTTAATGACTTTCTATTGATGCACCTGTAGTCCTCCACCTTCACAGTGACTGTCCTGGTAAGTAGGTAACAAGGTTAGAGGTGGGCATTTGATCTCGTGTTCTGCCCCTCTGTATGCTGATTGTACCGGTGCTTTTCTGACTGTTACAGCTTTCAGGCGGTGTCGTTTAAAAATCAAGCCAACcaaatactatattatataatttgtCTGCAGGGTAAGCATTCTAAGTTTGA from Cyclopterus lumpus isolate fCycLum1 chromosome 14, fCycLum1.pri, whole genome shotgun sequence encodes the following:
- the LOC117742527 gene encoding HMG box transcription factor BBX isoform X3 codes for the protein MKGGGRGKEPPVAGEVTGKRPKRKCLQWHPLLSKKALDFSEEEEEEDEEELEKQPVLCGQDQESHVQCASTTGEVEEDSSEQRARRPMNAFLLFCKRHRSLVRQEHPRLDNRGATKILADWWAVLEPKEKQKYTDMAKEYKDAFMKANPGYKWCPTTSKPVKSPSGQPVSNPRKKVWSFSSNSTKDSSTAKKVPKTDSMPQLNFAMADPTKMGGLSMLLLAGEHALTNREIPSTTKPSLPDTASEGNSFPGDEEEMLSGTIPNRVPDLTETRVKCASSTLAESSLSAAPEGKPCRQSALFQLAEMCLASEAGKMDSAVSRQPEDSSSTASLQQTTIKPEIKEETQDREDCPSSAPSPSLSSVTSTSTHAIPPQLCSQNARVKNKSKKKEVAKSNNTDETPCQAKKIFKKCNPAVSSVDSVFSTIEAVAKGAWKDTEEKPKKKIQGSPTGGNSGVPKKKSKPKVKALVQDKEEEMEEDSGQCGQHSASEVEMTEEASDVSPKTQADEAGIGSTDLQGSMAEPHLSPCSPSPAKLKEEDKGKERSSEGTCDSNTESHGSRKSERSCKGALYKTLVSEGMLTSLRANIDRGKRGALRASDHDANWSDDSWTVSQIGPNNPKKLKKSKSKEECSQGLGKLEEEFERKFNSLPQYSPMTFDKKGAAVTKKKKPDSAVVQEDVSKAGKGPSPSQKKTSFHKIVRKHKHKKERPGAVDKAAAQSDSTTLDSASRAKPCAPVAIMCPDIQGAASMEMLVGSQKRKARKTKITHLVRTADGSVSPVEEDKTRDLNQEEDKKPLPQQNLCNEKGCHSNPGAEEEEEEAERSAAPQELPAFFSLAALAEVAAMENVHRGQRGLAENQTKELAQTPVLISCADQ
- the LOC117742527 gene encoding HMG box transcription factor BBX isoform X4, whose protein sequence is MKGGGRGKEPPVAGEVTGKRPKRKCLQWHPLLSKKALDFSEEEEEEDEEELEKPVLCGQDQESHVQCASTTGEVEEDSSEQRARRPMNAFLLFCKRHRSLVRQEHPRLDNRGATKILADWWAVLEPKEKQKYTDMAKEYKDAFMKANPGYKWCPTTSKPVKSPSGQPVSNPRKKVWSFSSNSTKDSSTAKKVPKTDSMPQLNFAMADPTKMGGLSMLLLAGEHALTNREIPSTTKPSLPDTASEGNSFPGDEEEMLSGTIPNRVPDLTETRVKCASSTLAESSLSAAPEGKPCRQSALFQLAEMCLASEAGKMDSAVSRQPEDSSSTASLQQTTIKPEIKEETQDREDCPSSAPSPSLSSVTSTSTHAIPPQLCSQNARVKNKSKKKEVAKSNNTDETPCQAKKIFKKCNPAVSSVDSVFSTIEAVAKGAWKDTEEKPKKKIQGSPTGGNSGVPKKKSKPKVKALVQDKEEEMEEDSGQCGQHSASEVEMTEEASDVSPKTQADEAGIGSTDLQGSMAEPHLSPCSPSPAKLKEEDKGKERSSEGTCDSNTESHGSRKSERSCKGALYKTLVSEGMLTSLRANIDRGKRGALRASDHDANWSDDSWTVSQIGPNNPKKLKKSKSKEECSQGLGKLEEEFERKFNSLPQYSPMTFDKKGAAVTKKKKPDSAVVQEDVSKAGKGPSPSQKKTSFHKIVRKHKHKKERPGAVDKAAAQSDSTTLDSASRAKPCAPVAIMCPDIQGAASMEMLVGSQKRKARKTKITHLVRTADGSVSPVEEDKTRDLNQEEDKKPLPQQNLCNEKGCHSNPGAEEEEEEAERSAAPQELPAFFSLAALAEVAAMENVHRGQRGLAENQTKELAQTPVLISCADQ
- the LOC117742527 gene encoding HMG box transcription factor BBX isoform X1, yielding MKGGGRGKEPPVAGEVTGKRPKRKCLQWHPLLSKKALDFSEEEEEEDEEELEKQPVLCGQDQESHVQCASTTGEVEEDSSEQRARRPMNAFLLFCKRHRSLVRQEHPRLDNRGATKILADWWAVLEPKEKQKYTDMAKEPLVMSRCTLPDMLGGSSFMEILRTGSPFLKRDFSVHGSRLTFPQYKDAFMKANPGYKWCPTTSKPVKSPSGQPVSNPRKKVWSFSSNSTKDSSTAKKVPKTDSMPQLNFAMADPTKMGGLSMLLLAGEHALTNREIPSTTKPSLPDTASEGNSFPGDEEEMLSGTIPNRVPDLTETRVKCASSTLAESSLSAAPEGKPCRQSALFQLAEMCLASEAGKMDSAVSRQPEDSSSTASLQQTTIKPEIKEETQDREDCPSSAPSPSLSSVTSTSTHAIPPQLCSQNARVKNKSKKKEVAKSNNTDETPCQAKKIFKKCNPAVSSVDSVFSTIEAVAKGAWKDTEEKPKKKIQGSPTGGNSGVPKKKSKPKVKALVQDKEEEMEEDSGQCGQHSASEVEMTEEASDVSPKTQADEAGIGSTDLQGSMAEPHLSPCSPSPAKLKEEDKGKERSSEGTCDSNTESHGSRKSERSCKGALYKTLVSEGMLTSLRANIDRGKRGALRASDHDANWSDDSWTVSQIGPNNPKKLKKSKSKEECSQGLGKLEEEFERKFNSLPQYSPMTFDKKGAAVTKKKKPDSAVVQEDVSKAGKGPSPSQKKTSFHKIVRKHKHKKERPGAVDKAAAQSDSTTLDSASRAKPCAPVAIMCPDIQGAASMEMLVGSQKRKARKTKITHLVRTADGSVSPVEEDKTRDLNQEEDKKPLPQQNLCNEKGCHSNPGAEEEEEEAERSAAPQELPAFFSLAALAEVAAMENVHRGQRGLAENQTKELAQTPVLISCADQ
- the LOC117742527 gene encoding HMG box transcription factor BBX isoform X2, with the protein product MKGGGRGKEPPVAGEVTGKRPKRKCLQWHPLLSKKALDFSEEEEEEDEEELEKPVLCGQDQESHVQCASTTGEVEEDSSEQRARRPMNAFLLFCKRHRSLVRQEHPRLDNRGATKILADWWAVLEPKEKQKYTDMAKEPLVMSRCTLPDMLGGSSFMEILRTGSPFLKRDFSVHGSRLTFPQYKDAFMKANPGYKWCPTTSKPVKSPSGQPVSNPRKKVWSFSSNSTKDSSTAKKVPKTDSMPQLNFAMADPTKMGGLSMLLLAGEHALTNREIPSTTKPSLPDTASEGNSFPGDEEEMLSGTIPNRVPDLTETRVKCASSTLAESSLSAAPEGKPCRQSALFQLAEMCLASEAGKMDSAVSRQPEDSSSTASLQQTTIKPEIKEETQDREDCPSSAPSPSLSSVTSTSTHAIPPQLCSQNARVKNKSKKKEVAKSNNTDETPCQAKKIFKKCNPAVSSVDSVFSTIEAVAKGAWKDTEEKPKKKIQGSPTGGNSGVPKKKSKPKVKALVQDKEEEMEEDSGQCGQHSASEVEMTEEASDVSPKTQADEAGIGSTDLQGSMAEPHLSPCSPSPAKLKEEDKGKERSSEGTCDSNTESHGSRKSERSCKGALYKTLVSEGMLTSLRANIDRGKRGALRASDHDANWSDDSWTVSQIGPNNPKKLKKSKSKEECSQGLGKLEEEFERKFNSLPQYSPMTFDKKGAAVTKKKKPDSAVVQEDVSKAGKGPSPSQKKTSFHKIVRKHKHKKERPGAVDKAAAQSDSTTLDSASRAKPCAPVAIMCPDIQGAASMEMLVGSQKRKARKTKITHLVRTADGSVSPVEEDKTRDLNQEEDKKPLPQQNLCNEKGCHSNPGAEEEEEEAERSAAPQELPAFFSLAALAEVAAMENVHRGQRGLAENQTKELAQTPVLISCADQ